From the genome of Brienomyrus brachyistius isolate T26 chromosome 8, BBRACH_0.4, whole genome shotgun sequence, one region includes:
- the rft1 gene encoding protein RFT1 homolog isoform X2 — protein MSSQDVLNSATTLASYNVLLQVTFRVLTFLLNAFTLRYVSKELIGVVNVRLTLLYTTVVFLSREAFRRACLSVKTEHNWRQIINLLWLTVPLGLLWAFALSSVWLYLLEAPDPLTVPHYGPAVALFGLSAIQELLCEPLWVLAQAHMFVRLKVVAESLAMVARCLLTVLLMVSVPQLGLYVFCTAQLLYTGCLVLCYTAYFLHFLGSPAAKRMTFPFHCIGDLLPSVGNGEPVVNWKLARLTWSFFKQSFLKQILTEGERYVMTFLNVLNFGDQGVYDIVNNLGSMVARFVFLPIEESFYVFFAKVLERGQEIRQQRNDDVAMAAEVLECLLKLVMVIGLIITVFGYSYSNLALDIYGGSLLSSGTGPSLLRCYCGYVLLLAVNGVTECFTFAVMSREEVDRYNMMMLALSVSFLVLSYFLTWFLGSVGFILANCLNMGLRITHSLFYIYHYFLDSSWVPLRGLLPSPALLLALGLSAAITIFSESTLCCDGGWLLRLAHVAVGGACLLGVLITILLAETRLVHFILTRLLTCRSGKES, from the exons ATGAGCTCTCAGGATGTGCTTAATAGCGCTACAACTTTGGCTTCATACAATGTACTGCTTCAG GTGACGTTTCGTGTCCTCACCTTCCTGCTAAATGCCTTCACTCTTCGCTACGTGTCGAAGGAACTGATTGGGGTGGTCAATGTCAG GCTGACCCTGCTGTACACCACAGTGGTTTTCCTCTCCAGAGAGGCGTTCCGCAGAGCTTGTCTTAGCGTCAAGACGGAACACAACTGGAGACAAATCATCAACCTGCTGTGGCTGAC GGTGCCACTGGGCTTGCTCTGGGCGTTTGCTCTGAGTAGTGTTTGGCTGTACCTGCTGGAGGCCCCCGACCCCCTGACTGTGCCGCACTATGGCCCCGCTGTGGCCCTCTTTGGTCTGTCTGCCATTCAGGAGCTGCTATGTGAACCACTGTGGGTGCTGGCTCAGGCCCACATGTTTGTCCGTCTGAAG GTGGTGGCAGAGAGTTTAGCGATGGTGGCCAGATGTCTCCTGACAGTTTTGCTGATGGTCTCAGTACCACAGCTGGGACTGTATGTCTTCTGCACAGCACAG CTGCTCTACACAGGTTGCCTCGTCCTCTGCTACACTGCCTACTTCTTGCATTTCCTGGGCTCACCAGCAGCGAAAAGGATGACATTCCCCTTTCACTGCATTGGAGACCTGCTACCTTCCGTGGGGAATGGAGAG CCAGTGGTAAACTGGAAACTGGCCAGACTCACGTGGAGCTTCTTCAAGCAGTCCTTCTTGAAGCAGATCCTGACCGAGG GTGAACGTTATGTGATGACCTTCTTAAATGTGCTGAACTTTGGAGACCAGG GCGTTTATGACATTGTGAACAACCTGGGCTCCATGGTGGCCCGTTTTGTGTTCCTGCCCATAGAGGAAAGCTTCTATGTCTTCTTCGCCAAGGTGCTGGAACGTGGGCAGGAGATCAGGCAGCAGAGAAAT GATGatgttgccatggcagcagAAGTATTGGAGTGCCTGCTGAAGCTGGTGATGGTCATCGGATTGATCATCACCGTTTTTGGGTACTCGTACTCCAACCTAGCTCTGGACATCTACGGCGGTTCTCTGCTAAGCAGTGGGACCG GTCCCAGCTTGCTGAGATGCTACTGTGGCTACGTGCTCCTGCTGGCTGTGAACGGCGTGACGGAGTGTTTCACCTTCGCTGTAATGAGCAGGGAGGAGGTTGACAG GTACAACATGATGATGCTGGCCTTATCGGTGTCCTTCCTGGTGTTATCCTACTTCCTGACATGGTTCCTTGGTAGCGTGGGCTTCATcctggccaactgcctcaacaTGGGCCTTCGCATCACCCACAGCCTGTTCTACATCTACCACTATTTCCTGGACAGCTCTTGGGTGCCCCTTCGAGGCCTGCTCCCCTCTCCCGCCCTGCTGCTTGCCTTGGGGCTCAGTGCTGCCATCACCATCTTTTCAGAG AGTACTCTATGCTGTGACGGTGGCTGGCTGCTCAGGCTGGCGCATGTGGCGGTGGGCGGGGCCTGTCTCCTCGGTGTGCTGATCACCATTCTCCTAGCCGAGACACGGCTTGTCCACTTCATCCTCACACGGCTGCTGACCTGCCGTTCCGGGAAGGAGTCCTAG
- the rft1 gene encoding protein RFT1 homolog isoform X1: protein MSSQDVLNSATTLASYNVLLQVTFRVLTFLLNAFTLRYVSKELIGVVNVRLTLLYTTVVFLSREAFRRACLSVKTEHNWRQIINLLWLTVPLGLLWAFALSSVWLYLLEAPDPLTVPHYGPAVALFGLSAIQELLCEPLWVLAQAHMFVRLKVVAESLAMVARCLLTVLLMVSVPQLGLYVFCTAQLLYTGCLVLCYTAYFLHFLGSPAAKRMTFPFHCIGDLLPSVGNGEQPVVNWKLARLTWSFFKQSFLKQILTEGERYVMTFLNVLNFGDQGVYDIVNNLGSMVARFVFLPIEESFYVFFAKVLERGQEIRQQRNDDVAMAAEVLECLLKLVMVIGLIITVFGYSYSNLALDIYGGSLLSSGTGPSLLRCYCGYVLLLAVNGVTECFTFAVMSREEVDRYNMMMLALSVSFLVLSYFLTWFLGSVGFILANCLNMGLRITHSLFYIYHYFLDSSWVPLRGLLPSPALLLALGLSAAITIFSESTLCCDGGWLLRLAHVAVGGACLLGVLITILLAETRLVHFILTRLLTCRSGKES from the exons ATGAGCTCTCAGGATGTGCTTAATAGCGCTACAACTTTGGCTTCATACAATGTACTGCTTCAG GTGACGTTTCGTGTCCTCACCTTCCTGCTAAATGCCTTCACTCTTCGCTACGTGTCGAAGGAACTGATTGGGGTGGTCAATGTCAG GCTGACCCTGCTGTACACCACAGTGGTTTTCCTCTCCAGAGAGGCGTTCCGCAGAGCTTGTCTTAGCGTCAAGACGGAACACAACTGGAGACAAATCATCAACCTGCTGTGGCTGAC GGTGCCACTGGGCTTGCTCTGGGCGTTTGCTCTGAGTAGTGTTTGGCTGTACCTGCTGGAGGCCCCCGACCCCCTGACTGTGCCGCACTATGGCCCCGCTGTGGCCCTCTTTGGTCTGTCTGCCATTCAGGAGCTGCTATGTGAACCACTGTGGGTGCTGGCTCAGGCCCACATGTTTGTCCGTCTGAAG GTGGTGGCAGAGAGTTTAGCGATGGTGGCCAGATGTCTCCTGACAGTTTTGCTGATGGTCTCAGTACCACAGCTGGGACTGTATGTCTTCTGCACAGCACAG CTGCTCTACACAGGTTGCCTCGTCCTCTGCTACACTGCCTACTTCTTGCATTTCCTGGGCTCACCAGCAGCGAAAAGGATGACATTCCCCTTTCACTGCATTGGAGACCTGCTACCTTCCGTGGGGAATGGAGAG CAGCCAGTGGTAAACTGGAAACTGGCCAGACTCACGTGGAGCTTCTTCAAGCAGTCCTTCTTGAAGCAGATCCTGACCGAGG GTGAACGTTATGTGATGACCTTCTTAAATGTGCTGAACTTTGGAGACCAGG GCGTTTATGACATTGTGAACAACCTGGGCTCCATGGTGGCCCGTTTTGTGTTCCTGCCCATAGAGGAAAGCTTCTATGTCTTCTTCGCCAAGGTGCTGGAACGTGGGCAGGAGATCAGGCAGCAGAGAAAT GATGatgttgccatggcagcagAAGTATTGGAGTGCCTGCTGAAGCTGGTGATGGTCATCGGATTGATCATCACCGTTTTTGGGTACTCGTACTCCAACCTAGCTCTGGACATCTACGGCGGTTCTCTGCTAAGCAGTGGGACCG GTCCCAGCTTGCTGAGATGCTACTGTGGCTACGTGCTCCTGCTGGCTGTGAACGGCGTGACGGAGTGTTTCACCTTCGCTGTAATGAGCAGGGAGGAGGTTGACAG GTACAACATGATGATGCTGGCCTTATCGGTGTCCTTCCTGGTGTTATCCTACTTCCTGACATGGTTCCTTGGTAGCGTGGGCTTCATcctggccaactgcctcaacaTGGGCCTTCGCATCACCCACAGCCTGTTCTACATCTACCACTATTTCCTGGACAGCTCTTGGGTGCCCCTTCGAGGCCTGCTCCCCTCTCCCGCCCTGCTGCTTGCCTTGGGGCTCAGTGCTGCCATCACCATCTTTTCAGAG AGTACTCTATGCTGTGACGGTGGCTGGCTGCTCAGGCTGGCGCATGTGGCGGTGGGCGGGGCCTGTCTCCTCGGTGTGCTGATCACCATTCTCCTAGCCGAGACACGGCTTGTCCACTTCATCCTCACACGGCTGCTGACCTGCCGTTCCGGGAAGGAGTCCTAG